The sequence GTTGCGCAAGTTACCAACTTGTGAACATGAACTCATCACATTGCACAAGACATTCGATAATATTCACAGACGTGGTACAGCGGAGCCTCAGCCACCAGTAAAATGAGAACAAAAAACTTTTTGCCAGATTTTCCTTTGAATTGCCTGCCAGGAGGGCCCAGCTCTCCACTTCCCATGACGGAGCTGGTCTTTTCAGGGTTCGATGATCGGGTCTGTGGTATTTGTCCAATGAACTGAGAGGTGGGGGTGTCCGTGTCTCAAACGCCACATCTAGTCAAGCCATTTTGATTTCTGTGGCAGTCCGTCTCGTGCTGATGAGGGACGTAATTGGTGAGAACTTATTGGACAATTCGGGGCAATACTAGATTCTTTGGTCATTGCGAGGGGTAGTATGCGTAGGGTAGACCGGCCTTCATCTGACTTCAAGGTAGGCAAAATAGTTAGTAGGTGGAAGTCTGGCAGCCTAGGCGAGGTCGCGATATCTGGGAGAAGTTTTGTGAGCGGTTTGATGTAGGCAATGCGAAAGGGTGGCTCATACCcccaacaaccaacaatcATATATACAAAACAAGTGATTAAGCGAGGCTGTTACACTTCATGTGAGATATGCTTCGGCTCTAAATTATTACATAAAATGTGCATTTCGCGGTGAGAATGCAGGCTCTAGTTTGGCGAGCTAACTGTAGGGTAAGTGCAGGGTTCGAACAGAATCGAGTGAGTGAATCAGAAGATGGCTGGGATGCAATTACTATAATAAAAGACTAGATTTGGGGACGCATATGAGTCTTTCTGCAGACCGCTCATGGTTGTTGTCCCTGCTAATGTTCAATTTTGCTGCACTATGTGGGATGTTGCAAGGGCGCTTGTCTGGTAACGCGTCTCTATCACCAGAACACAAGAGCCGGTATTCTACACTTTGGGCAGCTCGAACGGAGTTGTCATGATTTGACAACCCAAATAGAAATAGCACACATCTCATTTTCATCAACGGCCACAATAACCTTTGCCGTCCCTGGTGTAGTGAATTTTATGGTTGGTGACACTGGAGCATTCAGGCCGTTGCCCGGACAACCGCATTGACCATCTTCAGCCAAGTAAACAGCCGGTCCACCAACAAGCCATGCATTTCGCGAAGACTGATGAACCACCACCACGGTCCCACGAACCGACCTATTATTTCTGTTCTTCATCTGCCTTGGTGTCCCCACGAAAGGGTAGCATTGACATTGATTACACGTATTTTTGTTGTACATCATTACCCTCACTTCAGGTCACCGGCGCCAACGACCATACCAAACATCTCTATCATCAGGCAGACAGACTGATTCAACGATGGAGCCGCCTGCGAGACCTTCGTCTCATAACCTCTTTGAGGTCTACCTGCGTCTGCGTCCACCGCCACCCGGCGCAACGCAAACAGATCGCATCTTGAACGTCGAGTCGCCCGAAGACACGACCAAGTCGCATCCGTCGCACATTACTCTGAACCCACCGACTGATAGACGGCGAGCGATTGAAAAGTTTGCGTTTACGAGAGTGTTCGAGGATGATGCTTCTCAGCTGGATGTTTTTCATTGCACGGAGATTGCGTCCCTGGCTGAGGGTGTTCTGGCGCCTCAGGGTGGTGAAGGGACGGATGCTGTTGTTGCGACGCTTGGAGTGACGGGCTCCGGAAAGGTGCGTTATCATTACGGGAAAACATGATGGTATTGACGTCGTGTCTGATACATGTCTGTTTAGACACACACTATCCTAGGGTCAAAGTCCCAGCGAGGCCTTACCCAACTCGCTCTCGACGTCCTCTTCCGATCGATCGGACCCAATATGCTGGAATCAGCATCACTTCCATCAGTTATCGAGTCTCTCCAGGCATGCGATCCGTCTGAATCGATTCTCTCAGCGGCAACGTACTTCCTCGAGTCAACGTTTGCTGATCCATCTGGCCACTCGCGAGCACCTTCACGAGCTGCGACTCCTATGCTGGTACGACCGTCCGAGCCGTGTATTTCTTTTGCTCATCCTCACAACTTGGTACATTTGACGTATCGCAATTCCAGTCTGGCAGTCCAGATACCAGGAAGTTATCCAGAGTCAGCGACGACAAGCCCGAAGAGTGTCAGGCTTGTCAGCGAAACCGAGCAGAATCGTCAGTTGAGGGAGCACTAGGAAAGCTTCGTTCAACTAAGAGGTCCGCTCGTGTCGAATTCTCATAATTTCGTCACTACAGCCCCAGTGTCACTACCCAAGcgggagaagaagcaacatCACTTCATGTCCTCTACTGCAACTGCGCGTGTAAGAAATGTAACTAAACAAGAAGTCAAGGGCGATCACGGTGTCTTGTCTCCTGGACCAAGACGAAACCTAGCGAGACCGTCAGCGCTTCCTCAGATACCCGACATCAGCGGCATCAACATTTCCTGCGACCCTTCTTCAGAATACGCCATTGTTGTGTCCATGTACGAGGTCCACAACGACAGAATTTACGACCTTCTCACACCTGCTTCTAAatccgccgccaccaaagaGTTCCGTCGCCGGCCTCTCCTCTTCAAGTCGACGGAGCTGTCACCTGATCGAAAGGTTGTCGCTGGATTGCGTAAAGTAGTTTGCGCCTCGTTCAAAGATGCCATCATGGTGCTCGAAGCTGGCCTATTGGAGCGCCGTGTTGCTGGTACCGGCAGCAACAGCGTTTCCAGCAGAAGTCATGGTTTCTTCTGCTTCGAGGTCAAAAAGCGTGCCAGAAGCAGAAGACCTGGTCCTTGGGGTGGCAGCAAGCTCACTATTGTTGATCTGGCGGGCAGTGAGCGTGCTCGTGAGGCAAAGACTCAGGGTGCTACCCTAGTTGAGGCCGGTAAGATCAATGAGAGCTTGATGTATCTGGGACAGTGTCTGCAGACGCAGAGTGAGCTATCGACTTCAACCAAGGTGCGTTCAAATCGACTCAAAGCTGTCATCTATGTGTGTGTATGGCCTATACTAACCCTAGCACCAGCCAAATGTCGTTCCCTACCGTCAGTGTAAACTGACTGAACTACTCTTTTCTAACTCGTTCccctcctcgtcgtcctcagCACATCCTCATGCTCCTCGTCGTAACCCGCAACGAGGTGTCATGATTGTAACTGCCGACCCCAGGGGTGATTTCAACGCAACCTCTCAAATCCTGAGATATAGTGCTCTCGCACGAGAAGTCACCGTTCCTCGCATTCCATCCATCACGGCGACCATTCTCGCCCAAGCACCGCCGACTGGAAACCCACGATCAATCAGTCCAGttcagcaacaccagcgACACTTTGTGCCACCAGGATCATCCGGTTCATACAGGAACCACACACCGCCTATGAACGTCGACGAACGCGCGACTATGGAGATTGCCGCTTTGGAAATCGCTAGGATGAGTGATGAAATCGACCAACTTCGGGCAGAGGTTGACGAGCAATTGGAAGCACGCATAACTGCCGAAGCCCACTTGCTGAGCATGGAAGATCGCATGCTAGATCTTGAGGCGGCTATTCGCGATGACTGCGCCACAGAGTTTGAGCAGCGTCTCATGCTGGAATTGGCTCGTTTCaaggcttcaatgacgcTGGAGCAAGAGCGGAACGACGAGCACTGGGACCGCAAGGTGGACATTTTGGAGCGAGGTCTGGATAACCTGGACGAGAGTGACGGCGACAAGGAGAACGTACTTGTGGAAGATCTTACGCAAGAAGTCGAGCGTCTCCGAAGAGAAAACGCCATCCTGAAGCGTGAATTGGCAGGCCGCAGTCCCACCAAGCGCAAGCCCCTTGAAGAGAGAGAAGATTTCTCACCGGCCACTGCTACCACTTCGAAGGAGGGTGTAGCTAACCTCGGGAAGAAGTTGGAGCGAATGCGCGTTAGCACCGATAGTTCGAGGGCAGCGAGCGGTGCGAGTACTGGGAATGGAAgcccgaagaagatgaggaagctGGGAAGCGCCAAGCGATGGGAGGAGGCGAAAGAGGAGTTGTAGGCTGATTGCTTGTTGCGTTGGGGATAGACCTTTGTGAAGATTTTGTTGATTGACAAAGCAAAGTTGGACAATAATACCCTTGTGTTGTTTGGTATACAGGGATTGGAGTTGGGATGCTCTCTCGGTCATATTCGGCATATTGGCAGTAAATTTTATCATGTTTTAATCCAACTTTTTTGTTGAGACTGAATGTGCCAGTCGTGCTTCACTTTTTTGCTATTTGGTCTGTAACTGTGGTTGAGTACATGTCAACGCTGTGGTATATATTAAGACTAAGGTAAATGACATCTATATGCAATGCATTAATTACTTCGTCAGATAGCAAAATGATGGCTTCTGGCTCCCCACACATGTCACACCAACACGGCCACTACTGAGCTGTTCCCGGAGTGTAATATTCCCTAACAGCAGGCTCAGACTGCGCCGGATTCTTTCCATTACCACCCATCTCAGTGGCGGTTGGCTGCGGCTCTTGAGGTGCAGGCGCAGCACGAGTATgagccatcatcatgggcTGCACCTGGGTCATCGGAGCATGGCCCATGGGCATATActgttgctgaggctgctgctgaggctgctgctgaagaggCTGTTGACCGGGAGCAACGTACCATccctgaggaggaggagcccAGTATGGTGTAGAGGCAATGACGACGCTTCGCTTCCACCTGTTGCGGATGTTTGTATCCGTACAggcaatgatgaagatgacgatttCGAAAAAGGCAAGAATCAAAACGAGGGCCGTCGATCCCACCATCATGGGATCCTGGTTTCTGAGACACCGCTCATatctgctgctgctggagctgaCGCTGCTGCAGTCGCCGTAGTCCCAGGGCTGCGTGACATATACGGCGAGAATGGATCCAACAATGACGGCTCCGAGCCAGAGGCAGAGACAAACACCGACATGGGCGCCGGGATGGATGCCGGCTTTCCAATTGCGAGAGCAACGGACGATGAGTTCAACGAAACTCCAGACAAGGGCTACAGCGAACTGGAGAAACAGGATTAGTATCTAGACGCAAGAAGGAAGGCAGAGAACAGAAAGACATACAACTGGGCCGGCAGACATGGCGGGAATATAACGGTCAAAGTCGTCGTAGTAGTAATATCTTGAGCTGGAGCTGTAATTTCTGTACGGGGAACGTCCAAGGAGCGAAAAGGCGAAGCCCATGCCAatgatgcaaatgatgatgacaatcACATGGAGAATATCCTTGGTCACCTTTCGCTTGTTCGACTCGGGCGGCTGTTGAAAAGGTGCCGGGACGGTCATGTATGTGACtggttgttggccatttggCATGTTCACCGgtgcctgctgctgttgcatcTGGCGCAGCTGCTGGGGAGCAGTCTGGTCGTATGGAACATAGTGAGATCCATAGGATTGGGGATACAGGCCGTAGGGACTCTGGACGGAGTTGGTATCGGTTGTTGATGCTCGCTGGGCGGGATGGACCAGAGGCGATGGCTCTCGCGGTTGAGTCGAGGGAGATACAGACGACTGGATTGGCGAGACGGTCTGCGGGTCAGTCTGGGACGACTGTTCCGGAGCCATGTTTCGATCGCGGGATTTGCgcgtggtgttttggccGGTTGGCGATCgtggtggtgtcttggaTGGGTGGAGGAGTGTGGTCAAAGACAGCGGGAAGCGAGTGACTGTCGCGAAAGCAAGAAGCGAGAAAACGAAAGACAAGATTCAACAACGAGAGAGATGAATCGTGAATTAAAAGGCAACGAAggcacaaaaaaaaaaggaacaagTGACGATCAGGCAGATGCGCCCCCAAGTTTGAATCAAGGTTGGGTTGGGCCTCGCTGAACAGAGCCTCACGAATTCTCGCCACGAGCTAGCAGACAGAATTTTGCTGTCCCTCGTCTCGGCGACTTCTACATCAAGACCTGGACCGGCCCAGACACACAAACCATTTGTCGCTCATGGCTCAGAGGAAATGCTCAGCCTCGCTTATCCCCCCCCCCGTGTCGAACGGCTCGTGCTCATCTTAGCTTCATCCCTAGTTAGAACCGAGGAGGAGTCAGAGTCATGGccattggaagaagaaaagaggtGACCCCTGGTGGAGAGCCACTTTTACTgggctggcttggctgttCTTATGCAACCTATACTGTTCTGGGCTGGGGTGGGATTCTGGCCCCTGGTATTTTTAGATTAATTGCTTGGCGGGTTTAACAGGCCAGCTgagttgtgatgatggcttttGAGGCGGTCAgttgctttttttttgttgaCGTATGCGTGAGGTTCTCggtagttgatgttgggtACAAGTTGACAGCAATTGGGTTTGGCGTTCTGGGAAACTAGACATGGGAGATATAGTTGAGTCAACGTAGTCACGAATGAGCATTGTGATTTTGTAGCTGAGGCGGAAATTAATGGTTGTGTGTTGTTACCGATCTGGAAATGACCGATGGCCCGTTTATGCGATGAGATGTTCCTGGCAACTGAACAAGTTGATGGAACTCCAATGCACAGAGCAAAGTTGTTTCACATGCACAGTGATACTGAGGAAACAGAATACAATGACTAGATTGTTTGTGTAAAGGGAGTCGCAATGTTTGCAACCAACTAAATTTGTTACTTGACGTAGTCTTGCATATCCTCTGGCAACCCGTCATACTGCTCACCATCATCCCGTATCTTGTACCAACTCGGGCACTCAGCAACATATATGTGACGCTGAACCCGAGGAATAGTTCCCCCAGACCTCTTTTCATCAATAGACGTTGCCACGATGCCAACTTCCTCCGGCACACCTCTGTATGTCATGGTCAGCGGTGCATGACACACCCTGCAGACAGTCCGCGTCGCAAAGTCAGAAAACTTCAACTCGACGAGATCTTCATCCCGAATCCAATTTAGATCTTGTCGGCGAATATTTGTCCAAGGTGCGAATGGGGCGCCGTGCAATAAGCGGCACATGGAACAGTAGCAAAATGTCATGCCGTATGCTGGTTCGGAGCTGGAGTATGCAACTTGGCCGCAGTAGCAGCCGCCTTGTACTGCTGGTTTTGTCATTATGCGATTTTATGCGTGATGGGGAGTTTGCAGGTCAATTTGGATGAGAGAGTTGAGGCGCACGAAATTATTTGGAATGACATGGAGTTTGAAGGGGATCGCAAA is a genomic window of Pochonia chlamydosporia 170 chromosome Unknown PCv3seq00010, whole genome shotgun sequence containing:
- a CDS encoding kinesin family protein (similar to Neosartorya fischeri NRRL 181 XP_001263181.1), with the translated sequence MEPPARPSSHNLFEVYLRLRPPPPGATQTDRILNVESPEDTTKSHPSHITLNPPTDRRRAIEKFAFTRVFEDDASQLDVFHCTEIASLAEGVLAPQGGEGTDAVVATLGVTGSGKTHTILGSKSQRGLTQLALDVLFRSIGPNMLESASLPSVIESLQACDPSESILSAATYFLESTFADPSGHSRAPSRAATPMLVRPSEPCISFAHPHNLVHLTYRNSSLAVQIPGSYPESATTSPKSVRLVSETEQNPPVSLPKREKKQHHFMSSTATARVRNVTKQEVKGDHGVLSPGPRRNLARPSALPQIPDISGINISCDPSSEYAIVVSMYEVHNDRIYDLLTPASKSAATKEFRRRPLLFKSTELSPDRKVVAGLRKVVCASFKDAIMVLEAGLLERRVAGTGSNSVSSRSHGFFCFEVKKRARSRRPGPWGGSKLTIVDLAGSERAREAKTQGATLVEAGKINESLMYLGQCLQTQSELSTSTKPNVVPYRQCKLTELLFSNSFPSSSSSAHPHAPRRNPQRGVMIVTADPRGDFNATSQILRYSALAREVTVPRIPSITATILAQAPPTGNPRSISPVQQHQRHFVPPGSSGSYRNHTPPMNVDERATMEIAALEIARMSDEIDQLRAEVDEQLEARITAEAHLLSMEDRMLDLEAAIRDDCATEFEQRLMLELARFKASMTLEQERNDEHWDRKVDILERGLDNLDESDGDKENVLVEDLTQEVERLRRENAILKRELAGRSPTKRKPLEEREDFSPATATTSKEGVANLGKKLERMRVSTDSSRAASGASTGNGSPKKMRKLGSAKRWEEAKEEL